In Calothrix sp. PCC 7507, one DNA window encodes the following:
- a CDS encoding molybdopterin oxidoreductase family protein yields MSEFTKTLCPYCGVGCGLEVSPPAQLGKATNRDSEGTPTWRVRGDKAHPSSQGMVCVKGATIAESLDKNRLHYPMVRDSLDQEFRRVSWDEAFDLITQRMQTVRFNQGTEAICMYGSGQFQTEDYYIAQKLMKGCLGSNNFDANSRLCMSSAVSGYIQSFGADGPPCCYDDLELTDCAFLIGTNTAECHPIVFNRLAKYHKKNRKVKMVVVDPRRTPTAEAADLHLAIRPGTDIDLLNGIAHLLMRGKHIELGFIDDCTSNFPAYAEVIRHYSPDIVAHRCGISVADLETAARYWGESQRVLSLWSMGVNQSSEGTAKVRTIINLHLMTGQIGKPGAGPFSLTGQPNAMGGREAGGLAHLLPGYRLVKNPEHRAEVEKFWGLKPGKISPHPGMTAWDMITGLEEGNVGLLWIAATNPAVSMPDLERTKKALLRSPFTIYQDAYYPTETSAYAHVLLPAAQWGEKTGVMTNSERVVTLCQAFRQPPREAKADWEIFAEVGRRLGFVKEFAFSNSAEVYAEFVQLTHRRPCDMSGISHEKLATGPMQWPCPSKSPEYQVLSAESQESTQHSALSTHNSKRLYTDLRFHTPDGRARFGAYHSRGLAEPPDPDYPFVLTNGRLYGHWHTQTRTGRIEKIRQMHPQPFIEIHPRDAAKLGISDNSLVEVRSRRGKAKFPAKVTKAIAPGTVFVPMHWGTLWAKDAEANALTHSESCPDSLQPELKACAVQLVLISKEATVNSYQLQSSQW; encoded by the coding sequence GGCTGTGGACTAGAAGTTTCCCCCCCAGCCCAACTTGGCAAAGCAACTAACAGAGACAGTGAAGGAACTCCCACTTGGCGGGTGCGGGGTGACAAAGCACATCCATCCAGTCAAGGTATGGTTTGTGTCAAAGGTGCAACGATCGCCGAATCTTTAGATAAAAATAGATTACATTACCCAATGGTGCGAGACTCTTTAGATCAGGAGTTTCGTCGTGTTAGTTGGGATGAAGCCTTTGATTTGATCACACAGCGTATGCAAACAGTACGCTTTAACCAAGGAACAGAAGCCATATGTATGTATGGTTCCGGTCAGTTTCAAACTGAAGATTATTACATCGCCCAGAAATTGATGAAAGGATGTCTGGGAAGCAATAATTTTGACGCCAATTCTCGGTTATGTATGTCTAGTGCTGTATCTGGCTACATTCAAAGTTTTGGCGCGGATGGGCCACCTTGCTGTTACGACGACTTGGAGTTAACTGACTGTGCATTTTTAATTGGTACGAATACCGCCGAATGTCACCCGATTGTTTTCAACCGCTTGGCGAAGTACCACAAAAAAAATCGCAAAGTGAAAATGGTTGTAGTTGATCCCCGTCGCACACCAACCGCAGAAGCCGCTGACTTACATTTAGCAATTCGTCCTGGGACAGATATTGATTTATTGAATGGGATTGCTCACTTGTTGATGCGTGGGAAGCACATTGAGCTGGGGTTCATTGACGACTGTACTAGCAACTTTCCCGCATACGCTGAGGTGATTCGTCATTATTCTCCCGATATCGTGGCTCATCGTTGTGGGATTAGTGTTGCAGATTTAGAAACAGCAGCGCGTTATTGGGGAGAATCCCAGCGGGTGCTGTCTTTGTGGTCGATGGGTGTGAACCAATCAAGTGAAGGTACAGCTAAGGTGAGAACTATCATTAATCTGCATCTGATGACCGGACAGATTGGTAAGCCTGGAGCTGGGCCTTTCTCACTCACCGGACAGCCGAATGCAATGGGAGGAAGGGAAGCCGGGGGTTTGGCGCATTTGTTACCCGGTTATCGCTTGGTAAAAAATCCCGAACATCGAGCAGAAGTTGAGAAGTTTTGGGGACTAAAGCCAGGAAAGATTTCGCCCCATCCAGGGATGACGGCTTGGGATATGATCACTGGTTTAGAAGAGGGAAATGTTGGGTTACTGTGGATTGCAGCTACTAACCCAGCTGTGAGTATGCCAGATTTGGAGCGGACTAAAAAGGCATTATTGCGATCGCCCTTCACTATCTACCAAGACGCTTATTATCCCACAGAAACCTCTGCTTACGCCCATGTGTTGCTCCCTGCAGCCCAATGGGGTGAGAAGACTGGCGTGATGACCAACTCCGAACGGGTGGTAACTTTGTGTCAAGCGTTCCGCCAACCGCCACGAGAAGCCAAAGCCGATTGGGAGATATTCGCCGAAGTAGGACGGAGATTAGGCTTTGTCAAAGAGTTTGCTTTTAGTAACTCTGCTGAAGTTTACGCTGAGTTTGTCCAATTGACTCACCGTCGTCCCTGTGACATGTCGGGTATCAGTCATGAAAAATTAGCCACAGGCCCGATGCAATGGCCATGTCCCTCCAAAAGTCCTGAGTACCAAGTGCTGAGTGCTGAGTCTCAAGAATCAACTCAGCACTCAGCACTCAGCACTCATAACTCAAAAAGACTCTACACCGATTTGCGCTTTCACACCCCTGATGGACGGGCCCGATTTGGCGCATATCATTCGCGGGGTTTGGCAGAGCCGCCAGATCCTGATTATCCCTTTGTATTGACAAATGGGCGACTTTATGGTCATTGGCACACCCAAACCCGCACCGGCCGAATTGAAAAAATCCGCCAAATGCATCCCCAACCATTTATTGAGATTCATCCCCGTGACGCTGCTAAATTAGGGATTTCTGACAATTCTTTGGTAGAAGTGCGATCGCGTCGAGGTAAAGCTAAATTTCCTGCTAAAGTTACAAAAGCGATCGCCCCTGGTACAGTGTTTGTGCCGATGCATTGGGGTACTCTATGGGCAAAAGACGCCGAAGCCAACGCCCTCACTCATTCAGAATCTTGCCCCGATTCACTCCAACCAGAATTAAAAGCCTGTGCAGTCCAACTAGTGCTAATTTCTAAAGAAGCTACGGTCAATAGTTATCAACTCCAGTCCTCACAATGGTAA
- a CDS encoding phosphate-starvation-inducible PsiE family protein: MKKLPRRIIDSFKDENFMHIIENIEVLVSKALSMLMVVVILVALADLAVFLAKELFTTPYGKFNTTLFKIFGLFLNILIALEILENITAYLRKHVVQVELVIVTSLIAVSRKIIILDLEKVSGIDIIGLGVAVFALSVSYMVIRLSNSRHTR, from the coding sequence ATGAAGAAACTACCCAGAAGAATTATAGATTCGTTTAAAGACGAGAACTTTATGCACATCATCGAAAACATAGAGGTGCTAGTTTCCAAAGCATTATCCATGTTGATGGTGGTAGTGATTTTAGTCGCCCTTGCTGATTTAGCAGTCTTCCTAGCTAAAGAATTATTCACAACACCCTATGGCAAATTCAACACGACATTATTTAAAATATTTGGGTTATTTTTGAATATTTTAATTGCTCTAGAAATTTTAGAAAACATCACTGCTTATTTGCGAAAACATGTTGTGCAAGTAGAGTTAGTTATCGTAACTTCTTTAATCGCTGTATCTAGAAAAATAATTATTCTTGATTTAGAAAAGGTATCAGGAATTGATATTATTGGCTTAGGAGTTGCTGTTTTTGCCCTATCAGTTAGTTATATGGTGATTCGTTTAAGTAATTCTCGACATACACGATAA
- a CDS encoding nitrate reductase associated protein — protein sequence MGIFFEFEADFVNSLRCIPMQVRYKLDTCGIKLKLSDWNHMTLIERENLFELPCDTEAEITSYRKYLQQLILQRTGIPATSLSIEPHPTWMDSTNVPVSLQEKVQEIGVTLTLQQWVDLTPLQRFVLIKLSRSGHENQNFPRAIAEFHLV from the coding sequence ATGGGTATTTTTTTTGAATTTGAAGCAGATTTTGTTAATTCTCTACGTTGTATACCCATGCAGGTACGCTACAAACTAGATACCTGCGGTATCAAGCTAAAATTGTCCGATTGGAACCACATGACTCTCATCGAGCGGGAAAATTTATTCGAGTTACCTTGTGATACAGAAGCAGAAATTACAAGTTACCGAAAGTATCTCCAGCAGTTGATTTTACAACGCACAGGTATACCAGCTACAAGCCTATCGATAGAGCCTCACCCCACCTGGATGGACTCTACTAATGTACCAGTTAGCCTGCAAGAGAAAGTTCAAGAAATAGGTGTCACACTCACACTGCAACAGTGGGTAGATTTAACTCCCCTACAGCGTTTCGTCCTGATTAAACTCAGCCGTTCCGGACATGAAAATCAAAACTTTCCCAGAGCGATCGCAGAATTTCATCTAGTATAA
- a CDS encoding PrsW family glutamic-type intramembrane protease, with the protein MTGKNARHNAFLRLVSGNGATLRSESRYSLLPSKEVVIGRDPSCQVVLDAMMYRMVSRRHAVVRPLSPSPDNKFSWVICDLNSANGTFLNGKPLQGCQELHPGDRISLGADGPQFLFETEFISPATIMSRPVSALPSAGTPQGQSKPDSVSFTQLFPIISTGKDLTRKAYLIPGILTVVFVVLMFATVGQPQANQVIVASYIAFAAYYFVYQLCGKQKPWWVLIAVALTTTLILKSPLLDLFIFVFRGVLPGNLPASQDSITFTELLVRMFFGAGLMEELLKALPVLGAYLIAVGLPSPWRERIGVWEPLDGILLGTASAVGFTLLETLGQYVPVITQNVAQQADVGTGQLVGLQLLIPRILGSVAGHMAYSGYLGYFIGLAVLKPRLSWQILPIGYVSAAALHALWNATGSINALLLVVVGVLSYAFLMAAILKARALSPTRSQNFATRFLGPK; encoded by the coding sequence ATGACAGGCAAAAACGCAAGACATAATGCATTTCTGCGGCTAGTGTCTGGTAATGGGGCAACTTTGAGGTCAGAATCCCGCTACTCGCTGCTCCCCAGTAAAGAGGTGGTAATTGGACGCGACCCCAGCTGTCAAGTTGTCTTGGATGCCATGATGTATCGGATGGTATCTCGTCGTCATGCGGTGGTTCGTCCCCTCTCTCCATCTCCAGATAATAAATTTAGCTGGGTAATTTGTGATTTGAATAGTGCCAATGGCACTTTTTTAAATGGTAAGCCCTTACAGGGTTGTCAGGAATTACACCCAGGCGATCGCATTTCTTTAGGCGCTGATGGTCCGCAATTCTTGTTTGAAACAGAGTTCATCTCCCCAGCTACCATCATGTCCAGACCAGTGAGTGCATTGCCTTCAGCAGGAACTCCCCAAGGGCAATCAAAGCCTGATTCTGTCAGCTTCACTCAACTGTTTCCGATTATTTCTACTGGCAAAGATTTAACTCGTAAGGCTTATCTCATACCAGGTATTCTCACTGTGGTCTTCGTAGTATTAATGTTTGCTACGGTAGGACAACCACAAGCCAATCAAGTGATTGTTGCCAGTTACATAGCGTTCGCCGCTTACTACTTTGTTTACCAACTGTGTGGTAAACAGAAACCTTGGTGGGTGCTAATAGCTGTGGCATTGACGACAACGCTGATTTTAAAAAGCCCCTTGTTAGATTTATTTATTTTCGTGTTTCGTGGCGTTTTGCCAGGAAATCTCCCCGCATCTCAAGATTCCATCACTTTTACAGAATTGCTGGTGCGGATGTTTTTTGGCGCTGGTTTGATGGAGGAATTACTGAAAGCATTACCTGTGTTGGGGGCATATTTAATCGCCGTTGGATTACCTTCACCTTGGCGAGAACGTATAGGTGTCTGGGAACCTCTAGATGGGATTCTCTTGGGAACAGCTTCTGCTGTGGGTTTCACGCTCTTGGAAACTCTAGGGCAGTATGTGCCAGTGATTACTCAAAATGTCGCTCAACAAGCGGATGTAGGGACTGGTCAATTAGTAGGTTTGCAATTGCTGATTCCCCGCATTCTCGGTTCTGTGGCAGGACACATGGCTTATAGTGGCTATTTGGGATACTTCATCGGGTTGGCTGTACTCAAACCACGCTTAAGCTGGCAAATCCTGCCCATTGGTTATGTGAGCGCTGCGGCACTTCATGCTTTGTGGAACGCCACCGGATCAATCAATGCTTTGCTATTAGTAGTGGTTGGGGTATTATCTTATGCCTTTTTGATGGCAGCTATTTTGAAGGCACGCGCTCTGTCACCGACGCGATCGCAAAATTTCGCGACCCGCTTTCTCGGTCCTAAATAA
- a CDS encoding CHAT domain-containing protein, with amino-acid sequence MPSLNLAIARLINTGTDNFAIWVVKAPYPSGYVLHDCVWPSELTEVCHEWQQMFAGHTPLNIPPGAKPTQSNNLPPINLVPPSQGQTAGYSSRLMQYLGISLWRWLFDGQILGSLERSRGIAMGQRTRLRFQLEIRDPDLIALPWEIMQREPGQSAMSLSQDLVFSRTTSEVEPLQHLRTSQALNILLVLGADAKLQLEQEAEILTQALAHGGPVGSNSQAYAPCMVKTLLQPTPQELIQELETKVYNVFFYAGHGLPDPDGGLLFLRPGMTLNGIELAQVLTRTGVKLAVFNACWGAQPAAVNKQAIPHSSLAEVLIRHGVPAVLGMRDQINDRESHSFIQAFAEALRSRKPIDEAVAEARQELLTIYKFNQPAWTLPVLYLHPDFNGELIKSFDESNTELPDTTIPSVISQVPKGSLRSLSPGGQTWSLRSGVTRIGRTRDNDIVIPEPSVSRSHAEILCRNTFIGTTPMRTYYLVDLSTHGTTWFLGPNGWQQILREQVALKPGMQLKFGSSTRGDIWEFMIEDC; translated from the coding sequence TTGCCATCCCTAAACTTGGCGATCGCTCGTCTGATCAATACTGGCACTGATAACTTCGCCATTTGGGTGGTTAAGGCTCCCTATCCCAGTGGTTATGTTCTCCATGACTGTGTGTGGCCTAGTGAACTAACTGAAGTGTGCCACGAATGGCAGCAGATGTTTGCTGGTCATACTCCCTTAAATATTCCCCCAGGAGCAAAGCCTACACAGTCGAATAATCTACCACCGATAAACTTAGTCCCGCCCTCTCAAGGTCAGACTGCGGGTTACAGCAGCCGTCTAATGCAATATTTAGGGATTAGTTTGTGGCGCTGGTTATTTGATGGACAAATTCTTGGCAGTTTAGAACGCAGTCGTGGTATTGCTATGGGTCAGCGTACACGTTTGCGCTTTCAACTGGAAATTCGTGACCCGGATCTTATCGCCTTACCTTGGGAAATTATGCAGCGGGAGCCTGGTCAATCGGCGATGTCTCTCTCCCAAGATTTGGTATTTAGTCGCACCACCAGTGAAGTTGAACCCCTGCAACATTTGCGAACATCCCAAGCTTTAAACATCCTGCTGGTTTTAGGAGCAGATGCAAAATTGCAACTGGAACAAGAAGCGGAAATCTTAACACAAGCCTTAGCACATGGTGGGCCTGTGGGGAGTAACTCTCAGGCTTATGCACCCTGTATGGTGAAAACACTACTGCAACCAACCCCACAGGAACTAATCCAAGAGCTAGAAACTAAGGTATATAATGTCTTCTTCTACGCTGGACATGGTCTGCCAGATCCAGATGGTGGATTGTTGTTTTTGCGCCCAGGTATGACGCTCAATGGGATAGAATTAGCGCAAGTCTTGACCCGCACTGGTGTGAAACTCGCAGTTTTCAATGCTTGTTGGGGGGCGCAACCAGCGGCTGTGAATAAACAAGCTATACCCCATAGCAGTTTAGCAGAAGTACTAATTCGTCATGGAGTACCCGCTGTTTTGGGAATGCGTGATCAAATCAACGATCGCGAAAGCCACAGTTTTATTCAAGCTTTTGCTGAAGCTTTGCGATCGCGCAAACCAATTGATGAAGCTGTGGCAGAAGCTAGGCAAGAATTATTAACAATCTATAAATTTAATCAACCAGCTTGGACTTTGCCAGTTCTTTACTTACATCCAGACTTTAATGGTGAACTGATTAAAAGCTTTGATGAAAGTAATACAGAATTACCTGATACTACAATTCCGAGTGTAATTTCTCAGGTACCTAAAGGTTCTTTGCGATCGCTTTCCCCAGGCGGTCAAACTTGGTCTTTACGTTCTGGTGTCACCCGCATCGGCCGCACGAGAGATAATGATATTGTCATCCCAGAACCTTCAGTTTCTAGAAGTCACGCTGAAATCTTATGTCGGAATACTTTCATCGGCACTACGCCGATGCGAACTTATTATCTGGTAGATTTGTCTACCCACGGTACAACCTGGTTCTTAGGCCCTAATGGTTGGCAACAAATCCTCCGTGAGCAAGTAGCATTAAAGCCAGGGATGCAATTAAAGTTTGGTAGTTCGACGAGGGGTGATATTTGGGAGTTTATGATTGAAGATTGTTAA
- a CDS encoding PP2C family serine/threonine-protein phosphatase, with protein MENDAATLYCPNEHCQASNPLTHKFCQQCRTPLPKRYLWVEAEGLSVASPGEILADRYLVISKSVVLDTKPGFLPQMPELENLQAIKPYLRLIPYRLHIPQVYGVLPLTDGQSQKDVLLLERPPLVADDTGQEVQLCSQLTTAWGNATSIRQINWLWQIAHLWQPLWDEGVVSSLLDPYLLRVEGSLVRLLELHSDPEPVPNLPQLGEFWLQLLPETRPEVAEFIQKISNSLIKEEIRSTEQLIAVLDPGLAELGRSQKPTIKIFTKTDTGRTRQRNEDACYPPSDILVSKPPQPSALAIVCDGIGGHEGGNVASNLAIETIQQQLQQLTKIPADHIDPLQLIDDLEKAVANANDKISQRNDSENRQGRQRMGTTLVMGLPIAHEMYITHVGDSRAYWITRHGCYQVTLDDDVASREVRLGYAVYREAIHQSGAGSLIQALGMSPSTSLHPTTQRFILDEDAVFLLTSDGLSDFDRVEEYWETEILPILTGESDVANVAERLIEIANDKNGHDNVTIALVHCQVKHVEPGSNLTAVIPERFANQTVDTSRKVPDTILGSGSQKTKVIPDNKPAGSFQLPLHLIVPLILVAAAAALGYWVKEVRSPAAKTPTPVSPSPTSQPNATVTPDVTEVPVRSLDNLAQGWVIQTTKDIKLANQATLSSGTFLQVIEIKQNSKAAGVSLVRLRLCPNPNTPKPEVSQPIEFVQSQLKRFGNENKVTVLPVGEKSLCDDLPPSPASKSPAPTAQNGTSVTGPDNR; from the coding sequence ATGGAAAATGATGCGGCAACGCTCTACTGCCCAAATGAACATTGTCAAGCTTCCAACCCCTTAACCCACAAGTTTTGTCAGCAATGCCGCACACCCCTACCCAAACGTTACCTGTGGGTAGAGGCAGAGGGCTTGAGTGTCGCTAGCCCTGGAGAAATATTAGCTGATCGCTATTTAGTTATTAGTAAATCAGTAGTTTTAGATACCAAACCTGGGTTTTTACCCCAAATGCCTGAATTAGAGAATTTACAGGCAATCAAACCCTACCTAAGACTAATCCCTTACAGGTTACACATACCACAGGTATACGGTGTACTGCCTTTGACCGATGGACAGTCCCAGAAGGACGTATTGCTTTTAGAAAGGCCACCTCTTGTAGCCGATGACACAGGGCAGGAAGTACAACTGTGCAGCCAGTTAACCACCGCCTGGGGGAATGCCACATCAATTCGCCAAATTAATTGGCTGTGGCAAATAGCTCATCTGTGGCAACCCCTCTGGGATGAAGGGGTGGTATCTAGCTTACTCGATCCATATCTCTTGAGGGTAGAAGGGTCGTTAGTGCGTTTGTTGGAATTACATTCTGACCCTGAACCAGTACCAAACTTACCCCAACTGGGAGAATTTTGGCTGCAGTTGTTACCAGAGACAAGACCAGAGGTAGCAGAATTTATTCAAAAAATTAGTAATTCTCTAATTAAAGAAGAAATCCGCTCAACTGAGCAATTAATTGCCGTTTTAGATCCAGGATTAGCAGAATTAGGTCGTTCTCAAAAGCCTACCATCAAAATTTTCACAAAAACTGATACTGGCCGCACTCGCCAACGCAATGAAGATGCTTGTTACCCTCCCAGTGACATTTTAGTCAGCAAACCTCCCCAACCGTCAGCTTTAGCGATCGTCTGCGATGGCATTGGCGGACACGAAGGCGGTAATGTAGCATCAAATTTAGCAATTGAAACTATTCAACAACAGCTACAGCAACTCACAAAAATTCCTGCAGATCATATAGATCCCTTGCAGCTGATCGATGATTTAGAAAAAGCGGTGGCAAATGCTAATGACAAAATTAGCCAGCGCAACGACAGCGAAAATCGGCAAGGACGGCAACGTATGGGTACAACCTTGGTGATGGGTTTGCCGATCGCCCACGAAATGTATATTACCCATGTGGGTGATAGTCGCGCCTATTGGATTACACGCCACGGCTGTTATCAAGTAACTCTAGATGATGATGTCGCTTCTCGTGAGGTGCGCTTAGGCTATGCTGTCTATCGTGAAGCCATCCACCAGAGTGGCGCGGGATCGCTGATACAGGCTTTGGGAATGAGTCCTAGCACCTCATTACATCCCACTACCCAAAGGTTTATTCTTGATGAAGATGCGGTTTTTCTGCTGACATCTGATGGTTTGAGTGATTTTGACCGGGTAGAAGAATATTGGGAAACAGAAATCTTGCCAATTTTGACAGGGGAAAGCGATGTTGCCAACGTTGCTGAGAGATTGATAGAAATTGCTAATGATAAAAATGGACATGATAATGTCACGATCGCTTTAGTACACTGTCAAGTCAAACATGTAGAGCCTGGGTCAAATCTCACAGCAGTCATTCCTGAACGGTTTGCCAACCAGACTGTTGATACCTCGAGAAAAGTTCCAGACACCATCTTAGGTAGTGGTAGCCAGAAGACGAAAGTAATTCCAGACAATAAGCCTGCGGGAAGTTTTCAATTACCACTACATTTGATCGTTCCTTTGATATTGGTAGCCGCTGCCGCTGCCCTGGGATACTGGGTGAAAGAAGTGCGATCGCCTGCAGCGAAAACTCCAACTCCTGTGAGTCCATCCCCCACTTCTCAGCCAAATGCCACAGTTACGCCAGATGTCACAGAAGTACCAGTGCGATCGCTTGACAATCTCGCTCAAGGGTGGGTGATTCAAACTACGAAAGATATCAAACTGGCAAATCAAGCAACTCTCTCTTCTGGCACTTTTTTACAAGTTATTGAAATTAAACAAAATTCCAAAGCTGCTGGAGTCTCGTTAGTGCGTTTACGACTATGTCCGAATCCAAACACGCCTAAACCAGAAGTTTCCCAGCCAATTGAATTCGTTCAATCGCAACTCAAACGCTTTGGAAATGAGAATAAAGTCACTGTCTTGCCAGTGGGAGAAAAAAGTTTATGTGATGATCTTCCCCCATCACCAGCCAGCAAATCTCCTGCACCAACTGCACAAAATGGTACTAGTGTAACTGGCCCCGATAATAGATAA
- a CDS encoding NAD(P)H-quinone oxidoreductase subunit M: MDNPTLLKSTTRHIRIFAAEIDRGGELVPSNQVLTLDVDPDNEFNWNEDALQKIYRKFDELVEASSGQDLTDYNLRRVGSDLEHYLRSLLQKGDISYNLSSRVTNYSMGLPQVAVAENQ; this comes from the coding sequence ATGGACAACCCAACCCTGCTCAAGTCCACAACCCGGCATATCCGCATTTTTGCGGCAGAAATTGACCGGGGTGGCGAACTAGTTCCCAGCAACCAAGTCTTAACGTTAGATGTTGACCCAGACAACGAATTCAACTGGAATGAAGATGCACTGCAAAAGATTTATCGCAAGTTTGATGAACTAGTAGAGGCATCTAGTGGTCAGGATCTGACAGACTACAACTTACGCCGTGTTGGGTCTGACTTGGAACATTATTTGCGATCGCTTCTGCAAAAAGGCGATATCAGTTACAATCTCTCAAGCCGCGTCACTAACTACAGCATGGGACTCCCTCAAGTAGCAGTTGCCGAAAATCAGTAG
- a CDS encoding Npun_R1517 family heterocyst differentiation transcriptional regulator, which yields MNSKALPRQINNIEVGVYECEIHLKFRLIEEKSLLGDREQLLQVLLDALTEGSDDFLETLQASVKAQEVSEFKASPQMRRQLMRLRNFVDNTQ from the coding sequence ATGAACTCCAAAGCCTTACCACGCCAAATAAATAATATCGAAGTAGGTGTTTATGAGTGCGAAATACATCTCAAATTTCGGTTGATTGAGGAAAAGAGTCTATTGGGCGATCGCGAGCAACTGTTGCAGGTGCTGCTAGATGCTTTGACTGAAGGGTCTGATGATTTTCTAGAGACGCTGCAAGCGTCTGTGAAAGCCCAAGAAGTTTCTGAGTTCAAAGCCTCGCCACAAATGCGACGTCAACTGATGCGCTTACGTAATTTTGTCGATAATACTCAATAA
- a CDS encoding response regulator transcription factor gives MSAQLLLVDDEPGLREAVKDYLQESGFSVQVASNAREGWDLMQQNTPDLVISDVMMPQMDGYQFLKQLREDPRFQALPVVFLTAKGMTGDRIQGYQAGVDAYLPKPFDPDELIAIVENLLTRRNAKSQTTGEEGETPDIAELAHQIAQIKALLTQRNAISQSPAPFKIDLTPREQSVLNLVAEGLMNKEIARRLETSVRNVEKYVSRLFSKTGTNSRTELVRFALEHGLAK, from the coding sequence ATGTCAGCACAACTGTTACTGGTAGATGACGAACCGGGATTGCGGGAAGCCGTGAAAGACTATTTACAAGAAAGCGGTTTCAGCGTTCAAGTCGCCAGTAACGCCCGTGAGGGCTGGGATTTGATGCAGCAAAATACACCTGATTTAGTGATTTCTGATGTTATGATGCCCCAGATGGATGGCTATCAATTTCTTAAGCAACTCCGAGAAGATCCCCGGTTCCAAGCGCTCCCGGTAGTATTTTTAACTGCTAAGGGTATGACAGGCGATCGCATCCAGGGTTATCAAGCTGGTGTTGATGCTTATCTACCAAAGCCTTTCGATCCAGATGAATTAATTGCGATCGTGGAAAACTTACTCACTCGTCGCAATGCCAAGTCTCAAACTACAGGTGAAGAGGGCGAAACCCCAGATATTGCTGAACTAGCCCATCAAATTGCTCAAATTAAAGCGCTGTTAACACAACGAAATGCAATTTCTCAATCACCAGCACCTTTTAAAATTGACTTGACTCCCAGAGAACAAAGTGTTTTGAACTTGGTAGCGGAAGGGTTGATGAACAAAGAAATCGCTCGTCGCCTAGAAACTAGTGTCCGTAATGTAGAAAAGTACGTTAGTCGTTTGTTTAGTAAAACTGGTACAAATAGCCGTACAGAGTTAGTTCGGTTTGCTTTAGAACATGGTCTTGCTAAATAG
- a CDS encoding glycosyltransferase family 2 protein produces the protein MNHQSVDVTASNSLLPMVSVVVPVYNGEADLPDLISCLLSQTYPQDRVEYLLVDNKSSDRTLTLLQTAAKVHPITICPLSENQIQSSYAARNTGIRAAIGEVVAFTDADCRPQPQWLESLVKPLINSEVVIVVGEITGLPGKSLLERQAQIQDTLSQKHTLAHPFCAYGQTANLAIRRIALEKVGLFRPYLTTGGDADICWRILNANIGRLEFAPDAIVQHRHRATFQELESQWRRYGRSNRYLHELHGVDLMPRLTPKEYCYRLARWLVKEVPKNSLKAIAGQATLVDLLNTPIALFTAKARYRGQSDAKLPETAKIIEWL, from the coding sequence ATGAATCATCAGTCAGTTGATGTAACTGCCAGCAACAGCCTTTTGCCAATGGTGTCGGTAGTTGTGCCTGTCTATAATGGTGAGGCAGATTTACCAGATTTAATTTCTTGTTTGTTGTCTCAAACTTATCCTCAAGACCGGGTAGAGTATTTGTTGGTGGATAATAAAAGTAGCGATCGCACGCTCACACTTCTGCAAACAGCTGCTAAAGTTCACCCCATCACAATTTGTCCCTTAAGCGAAAATCAAATTCAAAGCTCCTACGCAGCCCGCAACACTGGTATTCGTGCTGCTATAGGTGAAGTTGTGGCTTTTACTGACGCTGATTGTCGTCCCCAACCACAATGGCTAGAATCATTAGTCAAGCCTTTAATTAACTCTGAAGTGGTAATTGTTGTAGGTGAAATTACGGGTCTACCAGGTAAAAGCCTGCTAGAACGACAAGCCCAGATCCAAGACACCCTATCACAAAAGCACACTCTGGCTCATCCCTTCTGCGCCTACGGTCAAACTGCTAATTTAGCCATTCGACGCATCGCCTTAGAAAAAGTGGGTTTATTTCGTCCCTATCTGACTACTGGTGGTGATGCAGACATCTGTTGGCGAATTCTCAATGCAAACATTGGACGGCTGGAATTTGCCCCAGATGCCATTGTCCAACATCGTCACCGTGCCACATTCCAGGAACTGGAAAGTCAATGGCGGCGCTATGGGCGCTCAAATCGCTATCTGCACGAACTGCACGGTGTGGATTTAATGCCAAGGCTGACACCGAAAGAATATTGCTATCGTTTGGCGCGTTGGTTAGTCAAAGAAGTGCCTAAAAATAGTCTCAAGGCGATCGCCGGTCAAGCCACTCTTGTAGACTTATTAAATACCCCCATCGCTTTGTTTACTGCCAAAGCACGTTACCGCGGGCAAAGCGATGCCAAGCTTCCAGAAACAGCAAAGATTATTGAATGGCTATAA